In one Cystobacter fuscus DSM 2262 genomic region, the following are encoded:
- the mazG gene encoding nucleoside triphosphate pyrophosphohydrolase yields MSAAGEQLERLAGIVARLRSADGCPWDREQDLRSLRPYLSEEAFEVLDEMDRVADGGPWRPLCEELGDLLFQIVFHARLAEELGEFTLADVSASISDKLTQRHPHVFGERQADGTPQPMADWAKLKAQERKKKTGQEGSVLDGVPTRAPALLRAERLTEKASRIGFDWPDLHHVRAKLQEELGELDEAIASGNWDELEHELGDVLLALANLARFLHTPAEDALRMAIRRFTARFQHIESALRAEEVPLGEATLEHMERHWQAAKAREKALPPPTRVPRATLIALRLPVADLSAQRAFWDRVAPLLGWSAERASPEEAVYGDGMYRLTFVAGPATPSPAVLTFAAPSAAAVQRLRALLEGLSAGGTLEAEGGPSRLSFQDPSGLRWEYAVGDR; encoded by the coding sequence ATGAGTGCAGCAGGGGAACAATTGGAGAGGTTGGCGGGAATCGTGGCACGTCTGCGCTCGGCGGATGGTTGTCCGTGGGACCGGGAGCAGGACCTGCGTTCACTGCGCCCCTACCTCAGTGAGGAGGCGTTCGAGGTCCTCGATGAGATGGATCGTGTCGCCGACGGGGGGCCCTGGCGTCCGCTGTGCGAGGAGCTGGGGGATCTGCTCTTCCAGATCGTCTTCCATGCCCGGCTCGCCGAGGAGCTGGGCGAGTTCACGTTGGCGGACGTGTCCGCCTCCATCAGCGACAAGCTCACCCAGCGCCACCCGCACGTCTTCGGCGAGCGGCAGGCGGATGGCACCCCCCAGCCCATGGCCGACTGGGCGAAGCTCAAGGCGCAGGAGCGCAAGAAGAAGACGGGCCAGGAGGGCTCGGTGCTCGACGGGGTGCCCACGCGGGCCCCGGCCCTGCTGCGCGCCGAGCGCCTCACCGAGAAGGCCAGCCGCATCGGCTTCGACTGGCCGGACCTGCACCACGTGCGCGCCAAGCTCCAGGAGGAGCTGGGCGAGCTGGACGAAGCCATCGCCTCGGGAAACTGGGACGAGCTGGAGCACGAGCTGGGGGATGTCCTGCTGGCGCTCGCCAACCTCGCGCGCTTCCTCCACACCCCGGCCGAGGACGCGCTGCGCATGGCCATCCGCCGCTTCACCGCGCGCTTCCAGCACATCGAGTCCGCGTTGCGCGCCGAGGAGGTCCCCCTCGGAGAGGCTACCCTGGAGCACATGGAACGACACTGGCAGGCGGCCAAGGCCCGGGAGAAGGCCCTGCCGCCACCCACCCGGGTGCCCCGTGCGACCCTGATCGCGCTGCGCCTGCCCGTGGCGGACCTGTCCGCCCAGCGTGCCTTCTGGGATCGGGTGGCCCCCCTGCTGGGCTGGAGCGCCGAGCGGGCGAGCCCCGAGGAGGCCGTCTACGGGGATGGGATGTACCGGCTCACCTTCGTGGCGGGCCCGGCCACCCCCTCGCCAGCCGTGCTCACCTTCGCGGCGCCCTCGGCCGCCGCGGTGCAGCGGTTGCGCGCCCTCCTGGAGGGCCTGTCCGCGGGAGGAACGCTGGAAGCGGAGGGGGGGCCGAGCCGGTTGAGCTTCCAGGATCCCTCCGGGCTGCGGTGGGAGTACGCGGTCGGAGACCGGTGA
- a CDS encoding PhoH family protein, translated as MRNPATVEAQEVSPTSAKVDVRDNATTLALCGNQNENLKLMERRLGVRVGQRGTELHLSGPADAVAFTVKLVESLEGMIRAGRAIYREDVEQAIKVMGRGGVESLQDVMLGPVLKSSGNKQIAPKSIAQKRYVDAIRANDIVFGIGPAGTGKTYLAMAMAVSYLLDRKVKRIVLARPAVEAGEKLGFLPGDLAEKVNPYLRPLYDALHDMMPVERATSFIEQGVVEVAPLAFMRGRTLNDSFVILDEAQNTTVEQMKMFLTRLGYNSKAVITGDVTQVDLPVGRMSGLHHARSILRNIEGLCISEFTDVDVVRHPLVQEVIRAYDRFDAAQQAAKALKHAEQMAPSSSSSEEPSAS; from the coding sequence TTGCGAAACCCCGCCACTGTAGAGGCCCAAGAAGTCAGCCCCACCTCCGCCAAGGTGGATGTCCGCGACAACGCGACGACCCTGGCGCTGTGTGGCAACCAGAACGAGAACCTCAAGCTCATGGAGCGCCGCCTCGGTGTCCGCGTGGGACAGCGGGGGACGGAACTGCACCTGTCGGGACCGGCGGATGCCGTGGCCTTCACGGTGAAGCTGGTGGAGAGCCTCGAGGGGATGATCCGGGCCGGCCGCGCCATCTACCGCGAGGACGTGGAGCAGGCCATCAAGGTGATGGGGCGCGGAGGCGTCGAGTCGCTCCAGGACGTGATGCTCGGGCCCGTGCTCAAGAGTTCGGGCAACAAGCAGATCGCGCCCAAGAGCATCGCGCAGAAGCGCTACGTGGACGCCATCCGCGCCAACGACATCGTCTTCGGCATCGGCCCCGCGGGTACGGGCAAGACGTACCTGGCCATGGCCATGGCGGTCTCCTATCTGCTCGACAGGAAGGTCAAGCGCATCGTCCTGGCGCGTCCGGCGGTGGAGGCCGGTGAGAAGCTGGGCTTCCTGCCCGGGGACCTGGCGGAGAAGGTCAATCCCTACCTGCGCCCGCTCTACGACGCGCTCCACGACATGATGCCCGTCGAGCGCGCCACGAGCTTCATCGAGCAGGGCGTGGTGGAAGTGGCGCCGCTGGCCTTCATGCGCGGCCGCACGCTCAACGACTCCTTCGTCATCCTCGACGAGGCGCAGAACACCACCGTCGAGCAGATGAAGATGTTCCTCACCCGCCTGGGCTACAACAGCAAGGCGGTCATCACCGGGGACGTGACGCAGGTGGACCTGCCGGTGGGCCGGATGAGCGGCCTGCACCACGCGCGCTCCATCCTGCGCAACATCGAGGGCCTGTGCATCTCCGAGTTCACCGACGTGGACGTGGTGCGCCACCCCCTGGTGCAGGAGGTCATCCGCGCCTACGATCGCTTCGACGCCGCCCAGCAGGCCGCCAAGGCGCTGAAGCACGCGGAGCAGATGGCCCCCTCTTCTTCCTCCAGCGAGGAGCCGTCCGCCTCGTGA
- a CDS encoding FYVE zinc finger domain-containing protein, which translates to MPSDSDSEEDEEGRPARGRGKKGKGRKGQEDEAQDEAANAAEQDAGVVVAPAPAAPAAPTVPEPVARPPPAPILTPRISDADLQAAWVKWRDAVAALDSEAARAAQQELVTLREDVAALDLESFSVGFIRAAEGRRKAHDEAGALRLVEQAAALSPNLPYARLALAQAYAERSPEAVGKYSRELRAALELMLRDPRYRRPVLADLGTVVLMALLATAAVVVGVLFVRRVRFLLHDFHHVFPRASAHWQSTALAVLLLFGTPLALRWGVVPTLLLLLGSVSFYLSRSERVVATLLLALAALVPLAAGKLAQSAVFAGTVAEDVYVLEHGGIDAEPVAQRVRVRHEKKQASFAELFALGRFEARRGQMPEAIAHYKAAMALRAGHAPLMTNLGNALLATGDMGGATRLYTQALSADPGLAAPAFNLAEVYRRRAAVAPDSEISAQNQKARDALETAGRLDRELLMWERPPDDRLTMNRLLLAPVLPLTDLPVIEDTSLAERVEAQLSSRLLGGGSGISAWGPLVLGALLVAMLGLARGIFNPSHECEKCGRPVCRRCDKELGVASKLCAQCVNVFSRKIVVEARVRARKHIEIERNRQWASGVSYVFGGLVSGAGHLFNGLAVRGTLYAFLFLLGVAGLVLRSGVLRSPYGEVPMYLKLAPLLLLLIPLHLLSLRGLYRRQNE; encoded by the coding sequence ATGCCATCCGATTCGGACTCCGAGGAAGACGAGGAGGGGCGCCCGGCCCGGGGTCGAGGCAAGAAGGGCAAGGGCCGCAAGGGCCAGGAGGACGAGGCGCAGGACGAGGCGGCGAACGCCGCGGAGCAGGACGCGGGAGTGGTCGTGGCCCCGGCGCCCGCGGCTCCAGCCGCCCCCACCGTGCCCGAGCCGGTCGCGCGGCCACCCCCGGCGCCCATCCTCACGCCGCGCATCTCCGATGCGGACCTCCAGGCCGCCTGGGTCAAATGGCGCGACGCGGTGGCGGCGTTGGACAGCGAGGCGGCGCGCGCGGCCCAGCAGGAACTGGTGACGCTGCGCGAGGACGTGGCGGCCCTGGATCTGGAGTCCTTCAGCGTCGGCTTCATCCGGGCGGCGGAGGGACGGCGCAAGGCGCACGACGAGGCGGGTGCGCTGCGGCTCGTGGAACAGGCCGCGGCGCTCTCTCCGAACCTTCCCTACGCGCGTCTGGCGCTCGCCCAGGCCTATGCCGAGCGCTCGCCCGAGGCCGTGGGCAAGTACTCGCGCGAGCTCCGGGCCGCGCTCGAGTTGATGCTGAGGGATCCCCGCTACCGTCGCCCGGTGCTGGCGGACCTCGGGACGGTGGTGCTGATGGCGCTGCTGGCCACGGCGGCGGTGGTGGTGGGCGTGCTCTTCGTGCGGCGCGTGCGCTTCCTGCTCCACGACTTCCACCACGTCTTTCCCCGCGCTTCGGCCCACTGGCAGTCCACGGCGCTCGCGGTGCTGCTGCTCTTCGGCACGCCCCTGGCCCTGCGCTGGGGTGTCGTGCCCACGCTGTTGCTGCTCCTGGGCTCCGTGTCGTTCTACCTGTCGCGCTCGGAGCGGGTGGTGGCCACGTTGCTGCTCGCCCTGGCGGCGCTCGTCCCCCTCGCGGCGGGCAAGCTCGCCCAGTCCGCGGTCTTCGCGGGAACGGTGGCCGAGGACGTCTACGTGCTGGAGCACGGCGGAATCGACGCGGAGCCCGTGGCCCAGCGCGTGCGCGTGCGCCACGAGAAGAAGCAGGCCAGCTTCGCCGAGCTCTTCGCGCTCGGCCGGTTCGAGGCGCGCCGGGGCCAGATGCCGGAGGCCATCGCCCACTACAAGGCGGCCATGGCGCTGCGTGCCGGGCATGCGCCGTTGATGACCAACCTGGGCAACGCCCTGCTGGCCACGGGTGACATGGGCGGCGCGACGCGGCTCTACACCCAGGCCCTGTCGGCGGACCCGGGGCTGGCCGCGCCCGCCTTCAATCTGGCCGAGGTCTACCGCCGCCGTGCCGCCGTGGCGCCGGACTCCGAGATCAGCGCCCAGAACCAGAAGGCGCGTGACGCGCTCGAGACCGCGGGCCGTCTGGATCGCGAGCTGCTGATGTGGGAGCGGCCGCCGGATGATCGGCTGACGATGAACCGCCTGCTGCTCGCGCCCGTGCTGCCCCTGACGGACCTGCCGGTCATCGAGGACACGTCCCTGGCCGAGCGCGTGGAGGCCCAGTTGTCGAGCCGGTTGCTCGGAGGTGGCTCGGGCATCTCCGCCTGGGGTCCGCTCGTGCTCGGGGCGCTGCTCGTCGCCATGCTCGGCCTGGCCCGAGGCATCTTCAATCCGTCCCACGAGTGCGAGAAGTGCGGCCGTCCGGTGTGCCGGCGCTGTGACAAGGAGCTGGGCGTGGCCAGCAAGCTGTGCGCCCAGTGCGTCAACGTCTTCTCGCGCAAGATCGTGGTGGAGGCGCGCGTCCGGGCTCGCAAGCACATCGAGATCGAGCGCAACCGCCAGTGGGCGAGCGGCGTGTCCTACGTCTTCGGCGGCCTGGTGTCCGGCGCGGGCCACCTCTTCAACGGGCTGGCGGTGCGCGGTACGCTCTACGCCTTCCTCTTCCTGCTCGGGGTGGCGGGGCTGGTGTTGCGCTCCGGGGTGCTGCGCTCGCCCTATGGAGAGGTGCCGATGTACCTCAAGCTCGCCCCCCTGTTGCTTCTCCTCATCCCCCTTCACCTGTTGTCGCTGCGCGGGCTGTATCGCCGCCAGAACGAGTAG
- the rpsT gene encoding 30S ribosomal protein S20 — translation MANTKSAEKRNRQAQKRRARNVNVRTTVKDAVKNLRDTLTSSDAGKTADAFKSAASRINKASSKGVIHKRAASRRISRLAKAVNRAKAAAK, via the coding sequence TTGGCCAACACCAAGTCTGCAGAGAAGCGTAACCGCCAGGCGCAGAAGCGCCGCGCCCGCAATGTCAACGTGCGCACCACGGTGAAGGACGCCGTGAAGAACCTGCGCGACACCCTCACCTCCTCGGATGCCGGGAAGACCGCGGACGCCTTCAAGTCCGCCGCGAGCCGCATCAACAAGGCCTCTTCCAAGGGCGTCATCCACAAGCGCGCCGCCTCGCGCCGCATCTCGCGCCTGGCCAAGGCCGTCAACCGCGCCAAGGCCGCGGCGAAGTAG
- the lptE gene encoding LPS assembly lipoprotein LptE, producing the protein MSRLYAVGGLLWLSVLGCGYRFTPRSAGLPGGVSSVCAPIFRNDTSEPGLETLFTRVFRQELVRVGALGGAGSCQASVEGVVAWVNSAPTIVTEPIYEGNVAVTGPQLASYRASVGVTLRLVRDGQVLAETTVSGNEDFLPGAQGASGDVLQAEANRQAALYRLAETLMREGYDRLANNW; encoded by the coding sequence ATGTCCCGGCTCTACGCGGTGGGTGGGTTGCTCTGGTTGTCGGTGCTGGGGTGTGGCTACCGCTTCACCCCCCGGTCCGCGGGACTGCCCGGGGGCGTGAGCTCCGTGTGCGCGCCCATCTTCCGCAACGACACCTCCGAGCCGGGCCTGGAGACGCTCTTCACGCGCGTGTTCCGTCAGGAACTGGTGCGCGTCGGGGCACTGGGCGGCGCTGGCTCCTGCCAGGCGTCCGTCGAGGGCGTGGTGGCGTGGGTGAACAGTGCTCCGACGATCGTCACCGAGCCCATCTACGAGGGCAACGTCGCGGTGACGGGGCCACAGCTCGCCAGCTACCGGGCCTCGGTCGGGGTGACGTTGAGGCTGGTGCGGGACGGCCAGGTCCTGGCGGAGACGACCGTTTCGGGCAACGAGGACTTCCTGCCGGGCGCGCAAGGGGCGTCCGGCGACGTGCTGCAAGCCGAGGCCAACCGTCAAGCCGCGCTGTACCGTCTCGCCGAGACGTTGATGCGCGAGGGCTATGATCGGTTGGCCAACAACTGGTGA
- the ybeY gene encoding rRNA maturation RNase YbeY, which produces MKLRKGKVIPRDDGKRIEEFVGAATTGTDAVSVARMLAPPGWSEPAQKPEFDEVVIVLKGELTLVVDGRRQLIEEGEMGLVPRGRRVVYRNDGQGACDYYSVCAPAFRVELANIEQAEEEPQENRVTVQVAHPQGKRFSKLVTELAETFLEKLELSGCELSISLVGDHAIRRLNRTWRKKDKATDVLSFPAGEAPKGTPGPRQLGDVVISLDTAKLQAREYERTLEEEVARYLAHGLLHLLGHDHERPKDAQKMARAEERLLGASGMVGDAVAPRARKLMT; this is translated from the coding sequence GTGAAGCTGCGCAAGGGGAAGGTGATTCCCCGCGACGATGGGAAGCGCATCGAGGAGTTCGTGGGCGCGGCGACGACGGGCACCGACGCGGTGTCGGTGGCGCGCATGCTGGCGCCGCCGGGCTGGAGCGAGCCGGCGCAGAAGCCCGAGTTCGACGAGGTGGTCATCGTCCTCAAGGGCGAGCTGACGCTCGTGGTGGACGGCCGGCGCCAGCTCATCGAGGAAGGGGAGATGGGCCTGGTGCCCCGGGGCCGCCGGGTGGTGTACCGCAACGATGGGCAGGGCGCGTGCGACTACTACTCGGTGTGCGCGCCGGCCTTCCGGGTGGAGCTGGCCAACATCGAGCAGGCCGAGGAGGAGCCCCAGGAGAACCGGGTGACGGTGCAGGTGGCGCATCCCCAGGGCAAGCGCTTCTCCAAGCTGGTGACGGAGCTGGCCGAGACGTTCCTGGAGAAGCTGGAGCTGTCCGGGTGCGAGCTGTCCATCTCCCTGGTGGGCGACCATGCCATCCGCCGGCTCAACCGCACCTGGCGCAAGAAGGACAAGGCCACGGACGTGCTGAGCTTCCCCGCGGGCGAGGCCCCCAAGGGCACGCCCGGGCCGAGGCAGCTCGGCGACGTGGTCATCTCCCTGGACACGGCGAAGTTGCAGGCCCGGGAGTACGAGCGCACCCTGGAAGAGGAGGTGGCACGCTACCTGGCGCATGGCCTGCTGCACCTGTTGGGGCACGACCACGAGCGGCCCAAGGACGCGCAGAAGATGGCGCGCGCCGAGGAGCGCCTGCTGGGCGCCAGCGGCATGGTGGGTGACGCGGTGGCTCCCCGGGCTCGCAAGCTCATGACGTGA
- a CDS encoding HD family phosphohydrolase: MAEPESPPPGPSPLDALSRRFRLGPEWGRRLTNLLLLGAVSIAAGFVISPGLYSQQIPALSEEDLGRPFRTNAPAGFKAGRDYDILHESMTEKRRQEARAAVRPVYDLSPGVASELRTSVSGAFSDMRRRLAEKQAAAPPVPVDSTETRKARKSPAPTAEERERQRQELEAMRESFLVLLFGRRDAEIDADDFQALNAGHFSEQLEAATLSLVERAYGFSEPLPVYIAPAREELAREGAQGITVRDLRHNGEQTLAITAPTVVDLRETYTELERFASVPGNLLPDSPVVQRRAVLRLAKRLVRPSLTINLAETDARRRLAATAVKDAVISIKKGQRVIGDGELVNETHLVAIRGMRAQTDRLDLLQLQVGGTGLVALLISATYLFCRAAFRRFRPTRKDALLLGLLLVSMLGLAQIWVSIADAVQDRYAALPLEAFYYAFPVAAGAMLVRFVLSEELALFFALVLACLCGVMLGNSLSFGIYALVGALVAADRITRAKDRVGIFKAGLVTGVANLLAVLFLFLAEGKGLTPDTLLTAVFAFLGTTLAVPVVVLALTPLIESVFGYASDLKLLELANLNHPALKELIVQAPGTYHHSIIIGTLVENAAEDIGANPLLARSCAYYHDIGKGRNPLYFGENQKGDNRHDGLAPAMSAVIIKRHVTEGLEMARQYRLPKLVADAIPQHHGTRLVGYFFHKALKEQEGKEGAPPLDESVYRYPGPKPQFREAALVMIADAVEASTRSLPEPTSARLQAQVQKMINLIFSEGQLDECDLTLRDLNLISQSFLHTLEGIYHARPAYPAGALQAGPKGSLMVAPAVKQEDKARPVGTGT, encoded by the coding sequence ATGGCCGAACCGGAATCGCCGCCCCCCGGACCCAGTCCGCTGGACGCCTTGTCTCGCCGCTTCCGGCTCGGCCCCGAATGGGGCCGGCGCCTGACGAACCTGCTGTTGCTGGGGGCGGTGTCGATCGCGGCGGGCTTCGTCATCTCCCCGGGCCTCTACAGCCAGCAGATCCCCGCCCTCTCCGAGGAGGACCTGGGTCGGCCCTTCCGGACGAATGCTCCGGCGGGGTTCAAGGCCGGGCGGGACTACGACATCCTCCACGAGTCGATGACCGAGAAGCGGCGCCAGGAGGCACGCGCCGCGGTCCGCCCGGTGTATGACCTGAGCCCGGGGGTGGCCTCGGAGCTGCGCACCTCCGTGAGCGGCGCCTTTTCGGACATGCGTCGGCGTCTGGCGGAGAAGCAAGCCGCCGCGCCGCCCGTGCCCGTGGACTCCACCGAGACGCGCAAGGCGCGCAAGTCGCCCGCGCCGACGGCGGAGGAGCGTGAGCGGCAACGCCAGGAGCTGGAGGCGATGCGCGAGAGCTTCCTGGTGCTGCTCTTCGGGCGCCGGGACGCGGAGATCGACGCGGACGACTTCCAGGCGCTCAACGCGGGGCACTTCTCCGAGCAACTGGAGGCGGCCACGTTGTCGCTCGTGGAGCGGGCCTACGGCTTCTCCGAGCCCCTGCCGGTGTACATCGCCCCCGCGCGCGAGGAGCTCGCGCGCGAGGGCGCCCAGGGCATCACCGTGAGGGACTTGCGCCACAATGGCGAGCAGACCCTGGCGATCACGGCGCCCACCGTGGTGGACCTGCGCGAGACCTATACGGAGCTGGAGCGCTTCGCCTCCGTTCCGGGCAACCTCCTGCCGGACTCCCCCGTCGTGCAGCGCCGGGCGGTGCTGCGGCTGGCCAAGCGGCTGGTGCGGCCCAGCCTCACCATCAACCTGGCGGAGACGGACGCCCGGCGGCGCCTGGCGGCGACGGCGGTGAAGGACGCCGTCATCTCCATCAAGAAGGGCCAGCGCGTCATCGGCGACGGGGAGCTGGTCAACGAGACGCACCTGGTGGCCATCCGCGGCATGCGCGCGCAGACGGACCGGTTGGACTTGCTGCAGTTGCAGGTGGGCGGCACGGGCCTGGTGGCGCTGCTCATCTCCGCCACGTACCTCTTCTGCCGGGCGGCCTTCCGGCGCTTCCGTCCCACGCGCAAGGACGCGCTGCTCCTGGGCCTGCTGCTGGTGTCGATGCTGGGCCTGGCGCAGATCTGGGTGTCCATCGCGGACGCGGTGCAGGACCGCTATGCGGCGCTGCCCCTGGAGGCCTTCTACTACGCCTTCCCGGTGGCGGCCGGGGCCATGCTGGTGCGCTTCGTGCTCTCCGAGGAGCTGGCGCTCTTCTTCGCGCTCGTGCTCGCGTGCCTGTGCGGCGTGATGCTGGGCAACTCGCTGTCCTTCGGCATCTACGCGCTGGTGGGGGCCCTGGTGGCGGCCGACCGCATCACCCGCGCCAAGGATCGGGTGGGCATCTTCAAGGCGGGCCTCGTCACCGGCGTGGCCAACCTCCTGGCGGTCCTCTTCCTCTTCCTGGCCGAGGGCAAGGGGCTCACCCCCGACACCCTCCTCACCGCCGTGTTCGCCTTCCTGGGCACGACGCTGGCGGTGCCGGTGGTGGTGCTGGCGCTCACGCCGCTCATCGAGTCCGTGTTCGGCTACGCGTCGGACCTGAAGCTGCTGGAGCTGGCCAACTTGAACCACCCCGCGCTCAAGGAGCTCATCGTCCAGGCGCCGGGCACCTACCACCACTCCATCATCATCGGCACGCTGGTGGAGAACGCCGCGGAGGACATCGGCGCCAATCCGCTGCTGGCGCGCTCGTGCGCCTACTACCACGACATCGGCAAGGGCCGGAATCCGCTCTACTTCGGGGAGAACCAGAAGGGCGACAACCGGCACGATGGGCTCGCCCCGGCGATGAGCGCCGTCATCATCAAGCGCCACGTCACCGAGGGCCTGGAGATGGCGCGCCAGTACCGCCTGCCCAAGCTGGTGGCGGACGCCATTCCCCAGCACCACGGCACCCGGCTGGTGGGCTACTTCTTCCACAAGGCCCTCAAGGAGCAGGAGGGCAAGGAAGGCGCGCCTCCGCTCGACGAGAGCGTCTACCGCTACCCGGGTCCCAAGCCCCAGTTCCGCGAGGCCGCCCTGGTGATGATCGCCGACGCCGTCGAGGCCTCCACGCGCTCGCTGCCGGAGCCCACCTCGGCGCGGCTGCAAGCGCAGGTGCAGAAGATGATCAACCTCATCTTCTCCGAGGGGCAGTTGGATGAGTGCGATCTGACACTTCGGGACTTGAACCTCATCTCGCAGTCCTTCCTGCACACGCTCGAGGGCATCTATCATGCGCGTCCCGCGTATCCGGCCGGTGCACTGCAGGCGGGACCCAAGGGCTCGCTGATGGTGGCTCCGGCGGTGAAACAGGAAGACAAGGCGCGTCCGGTGGGCACGGGAACCTGA
- a CDS encoding DUF4388 domain-containing protein yields the protein MALTGTLKDFGIADILQLIGQQQKTGVLYLKSKDQDVQVFIRDGNIVRAESVTRKKKDLLGNMLVSAELITPQQLESALEIQKRTLKRLGDVLTSTGAISAEKLKQMMRLQVTESLYGLFSWKAGDYEFKQEDSVQIDQDDLAPLRAESVLMEGFRMVDEWPHLRKKLSNEATTFEKLKELPPQKAQEKEDDFDASFDDAFSEEKKDENKGEFKSIGSTERRVYSLIGPGRDVRKLVDLSCLGEFETWKALVNLLNLDYIRALPPSGLSSLSSSARGGDLLVRLGGVLARAVVTLLVIAALGFVASRLRPDTWDLQGASASSYSDPAAQRLVSRAQQVRIQAALEVFRLEKGNLPERLDSLVEVGLLRNEDLRYPWRDDYYYRRTSDRQFILLPPLR from the coding sequence ATGGCGCTCACGGGAACCCTCAAGGACTTCGGCATCGCGGACATCCTGCAGCTCATCGGGCAGCAGCAGAAGACCGGGGTGCTCTACCTCAAGAGCAAGGATCAGGACGTCCAGGTCTTCATCCGGGACGGCAACATCGTGCGTGCCGAGAGTGTCACGCGCAAGAAGAAGGATCTGCTGGGCAACATGCTGGTGAGCGCCGAGCTCATCACGCCCCAGCAGCTCGAGAGCGCGCTGGAGATCCAGAAGCGCACCCTCAAGCGGCTCGGGGACGTGCTCACCTCCACGGGCGCCATCTCCGCGGAGAAGCTCAAGCAGATGATGCGGCTGCAGGTGACGGAGTCGCTCTACGGACTCTTCTCCTGGAAGGCGGGCGACTACGAGTTCAAGCAGGAGGACAGCGTCCAGATAGATCAGGACGATCTCGCGCCGCTGCGCGCCGAGAGCGTGCTCATGGAAGGCTTCCGGATGGTGGATGAGTGGCCCCACCTGCGCAAGAAGCTCTCCAACGAGGCCACCACCTTCGAGAAGCTCAAGGAGCTGCCGCCGCAGAAGGCCCAGGAGAAGGAGGACGACTTCGACGCGTCCTTCGACGATGCCTTCTCCGAGGAGAAGAAGGACGAGAACAAGGGCGAGTTCAAGTCCATCGGCAGCACCGAGCGCCGCGTGTACAGCCTCATCGGCCCGGGGCGCGACGTGCGCAAGCTGGTGGATCTCAGCTGCCTGGGCGAGTTCGAGACCTGGAAGGCCCTCGTCAACCTGCTCAACCTCGACTACATCCGGGCCCTGCCACCCTCGGGCCTCTCGAGCCTGTCGTCGTCCGCTCGCGGTGGGGATCTGCTCGTGCGGCTGGGCGGCGTGCTGGCGCGCGCCGTGGTCACCCTCCTGGTGATCGCCGCGCTGGGCTTCGTCGCCTCGCGGCTGCGGCCGGACACGTGGGACCTGCAGGGCGCGTCGGCCTCCTCGTACTCGGACCCGGCCGCCCAGCGCCTGGTGTCTCGTGCCCAACAGGTCCGAATCCAGGCCGCGCTGGAGGTGTTCCGCCTCGAAAAGGGCAACCTCCCCGAACGATTGGACTCCCTGGTGGAAGTGGGTCTGCTGCGCAACGAAGACCTGCGCTATCCGTGGCGGGATGATTACTATTACCGTCGTACGTCGGATCGTCAGTTCATCCTCCTGCCCCCCTTGCGCTAG